The following is a genomic window from Pan paniscus chromosome 6, NHGRI_mPanPan1-v2.0_pri, whole genome shotgun sequence.
attattattgctgtgaAACAAATCTTTCCAAAGTTTAATAACAtaaaacaatagcaaagacttggaaccaaccctaatgtccatcagtgatagactggattaagaaagtgtggcacatatacaccatggaatactatgcagccataaaaaaaggatgagttcatatcctttgtaggaacatggatgaagctgaaaatcaTCAGtctgagcaaactgtcgcaaggacagaaaaccaaacaccgcatgttctcactcataggtgggaattgaacaatgagaacatttggacataaggtggggaacatcacacactggggcctgtcatggggtggggggactggggagggatagcattaggagaaatacttaatgtaaatgacgagctaatgggtgcagcaaaccaacatggcacaggtatacatatgtaacaaaactgcatgttgtgcacatgtaccctagaacttaaagtataataataaaaaaatagtatttatcaTACTCATAGATCTATGAGTTAGGGCCTCAGAATGACTATGTCTGAGGCCTCTGCTTAGAAGATTCAGATGGCTGGGGACAAAAACACTTGGGGCTGTATGATCTACTTCCAAGATGATGTCTGCACTCACGTGTTTAAAACCTAAGTTGAGACCATTTAAAGACTGACCCAACTGGGGCTAGTCAACAGAACACTTTTACATGGCTTCTCTATGTGGCTGAGGCTTGTCACAGCCCAATGGCTTGGTTCTGAGGGGGCATCCTAAGAGGGTCCTTCATTGAATAGGTGTTCCAAGAAAACCAAGTAGAGGTTCCATGGTTTTCAATAACCTACTCTCAGAAGTCAGTGTCAATGCTACCATACTCATTGGTTGAAGAAGTCACAACCTCACTGTACTATAAGAAGTGGAGATGCAGTCCCCACCTCTCGGTAGGAGGGATGGCAAAAGAAGCATAATGAAGGACTGGAGATATTGTCAAGGTCATCTTTAGAAAATATAACCTGTCACATTTGTCCACAAAAAGAAAGTGATAATGTCTCCTGAGCTGAGCAATATATTAATCACTCCACATCTCAGGTCTCCTCCACAACACCCCCCAACacatgaaagggaagaaaagatgtCTGATCTAAATGGCAGGTGGGTGTGATCAGTAAAAGCTTTAGCCATTGAACTTAAAGCTAAAATTTGTGTAGGAATTTGatataaaaaagggaaaagtatTTCAAGTGTAGGAGGCAGCCTGTGTTAATGCACTGCAGCAGCAAGGAGCCAGGGTTATGGCGTACACTAGGGACTGAAACATGGTCATTATGACTGGGGCACTGTCTCAGTCTGTCCATGCTGAATTTAccctgctataataaaatacctgaCATTGAgtaattgataaataataaagatttaattctcacagttctggagagaAAGTCCAAGACTAAACTGTTggcattcagtgtctggtgagggcttcttTTGCATTCTCTGGATGAGAGgaactctgtgtcctcacatagcagaagtTCCTTCAGCCCTTTTGTAAGATTACTAATCTCACGagagctctgccttcatgacttaatcacctcctaaatgcctcacttcttaatactatcacactgttatttaagtttcaacatatgaattttgggggacatattTAGATCAAAACAGgaaccgagagagagagagagaatagggaGGTAGGTAGAGTCCAAATAATGTAGGTAACATAAAAAATGTTGCAGCTCATTTTAATGGGAAAAGGGagcaatggatttttttttttttttaatgacatgatTTTAACTAGATTTGAACAGAAGAATGGCCACTTGGCCCAGGTAGAAGTAGATGAAGTGTTTGGTTTCATGTGTCAGGTAACTACCGAAGTTCCTCCCCATGATGCAACTCCAGGTGGGATTGTACTTCttgtcaaattctttcttgatATGAGCCGCAGTGTCCTCTATGTTGTATTTCTCCAGCGCCTGAGCAGCGCACTCCACTGAGTCCTGTTGCATCTCTTCCGACATGTCCGCATTTTTGATCACGGCCTTTCGGTCGCACTTGGTTACCACGGAGAACTGCAAGGGTCTCCTGGGGAGGGTGCTAGCACTGCTCAGGCCCGGCTGGAGCTGCCTTCGCTACCGAAGCCGTGGCACCACACACCCAGTGATCCATCCAAAAACAAGGACTGAAGCCTAAATTCCAAATACCAGAGACTGAAATTTTCAGGCTTCCTAAGGGAACACCTCGTTTGAACCTTTGTCGTGTTTTGTACAGGGCATTCTCTGTACTAGTTTGTTGTGGTTATAAAACAATTAGTAGAATAGCCTacgtttgtatttattttctgttccatACTTCTGCCCCACGTTGTTTTCGTTCAAAAtccattccttttaaaaataaatctgttgcagatgaaaaaaaatttttttaaatgacatgatTGAATGTACGTTTTGAAAACAATCCTATTTCTGTAGTGTGGCAAATAAATAGGAGGAAAGCCAGAGTCACTATAGGAAAACCCAAA
Proteins encoded in this region:
- the LOC100986917 gene encoding dynein light chain 1, cytoplasmic-like codes for the protein MDFERKQRGAERRQLQPGLSSASTLPRRPLQFSVVTKCDRKAVIKNADMSEEMQQDSVECAAQALEKYNIEDTAAHIKKEFDKKYNPTWSCIMGRNFGSYLTHETKHFIYFYLGQVAILLFKSS